The Coffea arabica cultivar ET-39 chromosome 4e, Coffea Arabica ET-39 HiFi, whole genome shotgun sequence genome includes a window with the following:
- the LOC113742151 gene encoding nuclear poly(A) polymerase 1 isoform X1, producing the protein MAGPGFGNQSSGQRLGITEPISWSGPTEYDMIKTRELEKFLADVGLYESQEEAISREEVLGRLDQIVKTWVKNVSRAKGLNEQLVQEANAKIFTFGSYRLGVHGPGADIDTLCVGPRHATRDDDFFGELQRMLSEMPEVSELHPVPDAHVPVLKFKFSGISIDLLYAKLSLWVIPEDLDISQESILQNADEQTVRSLNGCRVTDQILRLVPNIQNFRTTLRCMRYWAKRRGVYSNVAGFLGGINWALLVARICQLYPNALPNMLVSRFFRVYTQWRWPNPVMLCEIEDGSLGLPVWDPRRNPKDRFHLMPIITPAYPCMNSSYNVSSSTLRIMTNEFQRGNEICEAMDANKCNWDKLFELYPFFEAYKNYLQIDVTAANAADLMNWKGWVESRLRQLTLKIERHTLNMLQCHPHPGDFSDKSRPFYCCYFMGLQRKQGVAANEGEQFDIRLTVEEFKHAVGMYNTWKPGMEIRVCHVKRRSIPAFVFPSGVRPRPTKVAGEGRRPSQTKVSSHTEDSSLPKALNGGSKRKRDDTDTATSLNAKRIAGVGESGELVHEGRPSGCIGTSYLGNASLETPGKIFNEKVEDNMGNGLENPICLPQASSQNGGESDASLRLDPSTPADSISLSSKEAEKLAIEKMMSGPYVAHQTFPQELDELEDDPEYKNQGKITGGSMKGSSMESSATKGSLIVSLTTSTAAGSRSSLQSSGKLEELEPPELLPPASSLNSATSAPKPVLRFNFTSLAKATGESTKT; encoded by the exons ATGGCTGGCCCTGGGTTTGGCAACCAGAGTAGCGGGCAACGACTTGGCATTACCGAGCCAATTTCATGGAGTGGACCAACAGAATATGATATGATCAAAACCCGTGAGCTTGAAAAG TTTTTAGCAGATGTTGGGTTGTACGAGAGCCAGGAGGAAGCCATCAGTAGGGAGGAAGTGCTTGGTAGACTTGACCAG ATTGTAAAGACATGGGTGAAAAATGTAAGCCGTGCCAAGGGTTTAAATGAGCAGTTGGTGCAAGAAGCAAATGCAAAGATATTTACCTTTGGCTCATATCGGCTTGGG GTACATGGTCCTGGGGCGGATATAGATACACTCTGCGTGGGACCCAGACACGCAACAAGAGAT GACGATTTTTTTGGTGAGCTACAGAGAATGCTGTCAGAAATGCCTGAAGTTTCAGAGCTGCATCCTGTACCTGACGCTCATGTCCCTgtgttgaaattcaaatttagtgGAATTTCAATAGACCTCCTTTATGCAAAATTGTCTCTATGGGTTATTCCAGAA GATCTTGATATCTCACAAGAGTCAATACTGCAGAATGCTGATGAGCAGACTGTACGCAGTCTGAACGGTTGTAGAGTTACTGATCAGATTTTACGATTAGTGCCAAATATTCAG AACTTCCGCACAACATTgagatgcatgaggtattgggcCAAGCGTCGCGGTGTTTATTCAAAT GTTGCAGGTTTCTTAGGTGGTATAAATTGGGCCTTGCTTGTTGCTCGCATATGCCAGCTTTATCCTAATGCATTGCCAAACATGTTAGTCTCACGGTTCTTCAGGGTCTACACACAGTGGCGCTGGCCTAATCCAGTTATGCTCTGCGAAATTGAAGATGGATCACTTGGACTACCAGTTTGGGATCCTAGAAGAAATCCAAAGGACAGGTTCCACTTGATGCCCATAATAACTCCTGCTTATCCCTGCATGAACTCTAGCTATAATGTATCGTCAAGCACTCTGCGGATTATGACAAATGAGTTTCAAAGGGGAAATGAAATATGTGAG GCCATGGATGCAAACAAATGCAACTGGGATAAACTTTTTGAACTTTATCCTTTCTTTGAGGCGTATAAGAATTATCTGCAGATAGATGTTACTGCCGCAAATGCTGCTGACTTGATGAATTGGAAGGGCTGGGTTGAATCCCGCTTGCGGCAACTTACATTAAAG ATTGAGAGGCATACTCTTAACATGCTTCAGTGCCATCCACACCCAGGGGACTTCTCAGACAAATCAAGACCATTTTATTGTTGTTACTTTATGGGTCTCCAACGGAAACAAGGAGTGGCTGCCAATGAGGGGGAGCAGTTTGATATTAGGTTGACTGTTGAGGAATTCAAGCATGCTGTTGGCATGTATAACACGTGGAAGCCTGGAATGGAGATCCGTGTATGCCATGTCAAACGTCGGAGCATACCTGCATTTGTGTTTCCCAGTGGGGTTCGGCCTCGTCCCACCAAAGTAGCTGGAGAAGGTAGGCGTCCTTCACAAACTAAAGTATCCAGTCATACTGAAGATAGTTCTCTTCCGAAGGCATTGAATGGTGGGAGTAAAAGGAAAAGGGATGATACTGATACAGCGACCAGTTTAAATGCAAAACGTATAGCTGGTGTGGGGGAATCAGGTGAGCTAGTGCATGAGGGTAGACCATCTGGTTGCATTGGTACTTCGTACTTGGGCAATGCTAGTTTAGAAACGCCAGGAAAAATTTTTAACGAGAAGGTTGAAGATAATATGGGTAATGGATTAGAAAATCCCATTTGTCTGCCTCAGGCCTCTTCTCAAAATGGTGGAGAATCAGATGCATCTTTAAGGCTTGATCCATCTACACCTGCTGATTCCATTTCATTAAGCTCCAAAGAAGCTGAAAAACTTGCAATCGAAAAGATGATGTCTGGTCCATATGTTGCACACCAAACATTCCCTCAAGAACTTGATGAGCTTGAAGATGATCCTGAGTACAAAAATCAGGGGAAAATTACTGGTGGGAGCATGAAAGGGAGCTCCATGGAGTCCTCAGCTACAAAAGGGTCACTTATAGTTTCTCTTACCACTAGCACAGCTGCTGGTTCTCGCTCCAGCTTGCAATCGAGTGGGAAATTAGAAGAACTTGAG CCACCTGAACTTCTGCCTCCAGCATCCAGTCTGAATTCAGCTACTTCAGCACCAAAGCCTGTTCTCAG GTTTAACTTCACCTCCTTGGCTAAGGCCACTGGCGAAAGCACTAAGACCTAA
- the LOC113742151 gene encoding nuclear poly(A) polymerase 1 isoform X2 yields the protein MLSEMPEVSELHPVPDAHVPVLKFKFSGISIDLLYAKLSLWVIPEDLDISQESILQNADEQTVRSLNGCRVTDQILRLVPNIQNFRTTLRCMRYWAKRRGVYSNVAGFLGGINWALLVARICQLYPNALPNMLVSRFFRVYTQWRWPNPVMLCEIEDGSLGLPVWDPRRNPKDRFHLMPIITPAYPCMNSSYNVSSSTLRIMTNEFQRGNEICEAMDANKCNWDKLFELYPFFEAYKNYLQIDVTAANAADLMNWKGWVESRLRQLTLKIERHTLNMLQCHPHPGDFSDKSRPFYCCYFMGLQRKQGVAANEGEQFDIRLTVEEFKHAVGMYNTWKPGMEIRVCHVKRRSIPAFVFPSGVRPRPTKVAGEGRRPSQTKVSSHTEDSSLPKALNGGSKRKRDDTDTATSLNAKRIAGVGESGELVHEGRPSGCIGTSYLGNASLETPGKIFNEKVEDNMGNGLENPICLPQASSQNGGESDASLRLDPSTPADSISLSSKEAEKLAIEKMMSGPYVAHQTFPQELDELEDDPEYKNQGKITGGSMKGSSMESSATKGSLIVSLTTSTAAGSRSSLQSSGKLEELEPPELLPPASSLNSATSAPKPVLRFNFTSLAKATGESTKT from the exons ATGCTGTCAGAAATGCCTGAAGTTTCAGAGCTGCATCCTGTACCTGACGCTCATGTCCCTgtgttgaaattcaaatttagtgGAATTTCAATAGACCTCCTTTATGCAAAATTGTCTCTATGGGTTATTCCAGAA GATCTTGATATCTCACAAGAGTCAATACTGCAGAATGCTGATGAGCAGACTGTACGCAGTCTGAACGGTTGTAGAGTTACTGATCAGATTTTACGATTAGTGCCAAATATTCAG AACTTCCGCACAACATTgagatgcatgaggtattgggcCAAGCGTCGCGGTGTTTATTCAAAT GTTGCAGGTTTCTTAGGTGGTATAAATTGGGCCTTGCTTGTTGCTCGCATATGCCAGCTTTATCCTAATGCATTGCCAAACATGTTAGTCTCACGGTTCTTCAGGGTCTACACACAGTGGCGCTGGCCTAATCCAGTTATGCTCTGCGAAATTGAAGATGGATCACTTGGACTACCAGTTTGGGATCCTAGAAGAAATCCAAAGGACAGGTTCCACTTGATGCCCATAATAACTCCTGCTTATCCCTGCATGAACTCTAGCTATAATGTATCGTCAAGCACTCTGCGGATTATGACAAATGAGTTTCAAAGGGGAAATGAAATATGTGAG GCCATGGATGCAAACAAATGCAACTGGGATAAACTTTTTGAACTTTATCCTTTCTTTGAGGCGTATAAGAATTATCTGCAGATAGATGTTACTGCCGCAAATGCTGCTGACTTGATGAATTGGAAGGGCTGGGTTGAATCCCGCTTGCGGCAACTTACATTAAAG ATTGAGAGGCATACTCTTAACATGCTTCAGTGCCATCCACACCCAGGGGACTTCTCAGACAAATCAAGACCATTTTATTGTTGTTACTTTATGGGTCTCCAACGGAAACAAGGAGTGGCTGCCAATGAGGGGGAGCAGTTTGATATTAGGTTGACTGTTGAGGAATTCAAGCATGCTGTTGGCATGTATAACACGTGGAAGCCTGGAATGGAGATCCGTGTATGCCATGTCAAACGTCGGAGCATACCTGCATTTGTGTTTCCCAGTGGGGTTCGGCCTCGTCCCACCAAAGTAGCTGGAGAAGGTAGGCGTCCTTCACAAACTAAAGTATCCAGTCATACTGAAGATAGTTCTCTTCCGAAGGCATTGAATGGTGGGAGTAAAAGGAAAAGGGATGATACTGATACAGCGACCAGTTTAAATGCAAAACGTATAGCTGGTGTGGGGGAATCAGGTGAGCTAGTGCATGAGGGTAGACCATCTGGTTGCATTGGTACTTCGTACTTGGGCAATGCTAGTTTAGAAACGCCAGGAAAAATTTTTAACGAGAAGGTTGAAGATAATATGGGTAATGGATTAGAAAATCCCATTTGTCTGCCTCAGGCCTCTTCTCAAAATGGTGGAGAATCAGATGCATCTTTAAGGCTTGATCCATCTACACCTGCTGATTCCATTTCATTAAGCTCCAAAGAAGCTGAAAAACTTGCAATCGAAAAGATGATGTCTGGTCCATATGTTGCACACCAAACATTCCCTCAAGAACTTGATGAGCTTGAAGATGATCCTGAGTACAAAAATCAGGGGAAAATTACTGGTGGGAGCATGAAAGGGAGCTCCATGGAGTCCTCAGCTACAAAAGGGTCACTTATAGTTTCTCTTACCACTAGCACAGCTGCTGGTTCTCGCTCCAGCTTGCAATCGAGTGGGAAATTAGAAGAACTTGAG CCACCTGAACTTCTGCCTCCAGCATCCAGTCTGAATTCAGCTACTTCAGCACCAAAGCCTGTTCTCAG GTTTAACTTCACCTCCTTGGCTAAGGCCACTGGCGAAAGCACTAAGACCTAA
- the LOC113741729 gene encoding uncharacterized protein isoform X2 produces MEEKQLDYVLVPLGMFIFLVYHVWLLYTIIYNPRKTVVGLNAESRRNWVFSMMNDPLKNGVLAVQTLRNNIMASTLLATTAITLSSLISVFVSNASNSSSSKLVYGNKTSFLSSVKFFSILLCFLVAFLCNVQSIRYYAHVSFLATVPTFKDQNDCIEYVARNLNRGSFFWSLGLRAFYMSFPLFLWIFGPIPMFVCCCMMIFLLYFLDTTTSFTRDLHCKSIKEEAIANDVESIHHSL; encoded by the exons ATGGAGGAGAAGCAGCTGGATTATGTTCTGGTGCCTCTGGGGATGTTCATATTCCTGGTTTATCATGTTTGGCTGCTTTACACCATTATATACAATCCCAGGAAAACTGTTGTGGGACTCAATGCTGAAAGCCGTCGAAATTGGGTTTTCTCCATGATGAAT GATCCACTTAAGAATGGTGTTTTGGCAGTCCAAACTTTACGCAACAACATAATGGCATCAACTCTATTGGCAACAACAGCTATTACTCTTAGCTCTCTGATAAGTGTCTTTGTAAGCAATGCCTCAAATTCTTCGTCTTCAAAGTTAGTTTATGGAAATAAGACTTCATTTTTGTCTTCTGTCAAATTCTTTTCTATCTtgctttgttttcttgttgcttttctTTGCAATGTGCAGTCTATTAGATACTATGCACATGTTAGCTTCTTAGCTACTGTGCCTACCTTCAAGGACCAAAACGACTGTATTGAGTATGTTGCAAGAAATTTGAACAGAGGAAGCTTCTTCTGGTCACTTGGATTAAGAGCATTTTATATGTCATTCCCTCTTTTCCTTTGGATTTTTGGACCTATTCCCATGTTTGTCTGTTGCTGTATGATGATATTTCTTCTTTACTTCTTGGACACAACTACAAGCTTTACGAGAGATCTCCACTGTAAGTCGATCAAAGAGGAAGCAATAGCCAATGATGTGGAATCAATTCATCATTCATTGTAG
- the LOC113741729 gene encoding uncharacterized protein isoform X1, whose product MEEKQLDYVLVPLGMFIFLVYHVWLLYTIIYNPRKTVVGLNAESRRNWVFSMMNCLQDPLKNGVLAVQTLRNNIMASTLLATTAITLSSLISVFVSNASNSSSSKLVYGNKTSFLSSVKFFSILLCFLVAFLCNVQSIRYYAHVSFLATVPTFKDQNDCIEYVARNLNRGSFFWSLGLRAFYMSFPLFLWIFGPIPMFVCCCMMIFLLYFLDTTTSFTRDLHCKSIKEEAIANDVESIHHSL is encoded by the exons ATGGAGGAGAAGCAGCTGGATTATGTTCTGGTGCCTCTGGGGATGTTCATATTCCTGGTTTATCATGTTTGGCTGCTTTACACCATTATATACAATCCCAGGAAAACTGTTGTGGGACTCAATGCTGAAAGCCGTCGAAATTGGGTTTTCTCCATGATGAAT TGTTTGCAGGATCCACTTAAGAATGGTGTTTTGGCAGTCCAAACTTTACGCAACAACATAATGGCATCAACTCTATTGGCAACAACAGCTATTACTCTTAGCTCTCTGATAAGTGTCTTTGTAAGCAATGCCTCAAATTCTTCGTCTTCAAAGTTAGTTTATGGAAATAAGACTTCATTTTTGTCTTCTGTCAAATTCTTTTCTATCTtgctttgttttcttgttgcttttctTTGCAATGTGCAGTCTATTAGATACTATGCACATGTTAGCTTCTTAGCTACTGTGCCTACCTTCAAGGACCAAAACGACTGTATTGAGTATGTTGCAAGAAATTTGAACAGAGGAAGCTTCTTCTGGTCACTTGGATTAAGAGCATTTTATATGTCATTCCCTCTTTTCCTTTGGATTTTTGGACCTATTCCCATGTTTGTCTGTTGCTGTATGATGATATTTCTTCTTTACTTCTTGGACACAACTACAAGCTTTACGAGAGATCTCCACTGTAAGTCGATCAAAGAGGAAGCAATAGCCAATGATGTGGAATCAATTCATCATTCATTGTAG
- the LOC113741729 gene encoding uncharacterized protein isoform X3 — MASTLLATTAITLSSLISVFVSNASNSSSSKLVYGNKTSFLSSVKFFSILLCFLVAFLCNVQSIRYYAHVSFLATVPTFKDQNDCIEYVARNLNRGSFFWSLGLRAFYMSFPLFLWIFGPIPMFVCCCMMIFLLYFLDTTTSFTRDLHCKSIKEEAIANDVESIHHSL, encoded by the coding sequence ATGGCATCAACTCTATTGGCAACAACAGCTATTACTCTTAGCTCTCTGATAAGTGTCTTTGTAAGCAATGCCTCAAATTCTTCGTCTTCAAAGTTAGTTTATGGAAATAAGACTTCATTTTTGTCTTCTGTCAAATTCTTTTCTATCTtgctttgttttcttgttgcttttctTTGCAATGTGCAGTCTATTAGATACTATGCACATGTTAGCTTCTTAGCTACTGTGCCTACCTTCAAGGACCAAAACGACTGTATTGAGTATGTTGCAAGAAATTTGAACAGAGGAAGCTTCTTCTGGTCACTTGGATTAAGAGCATTTTATATGTCATTCCCTCTTTTCCTTTGGATTTTTGGACCTATTCCCATGTTTGTCTGTTGCTGTATGATGATATTTCTTCTTTACTTCTTGGACACAACTACAAGCTTTACGAGAGATCTCCACTGTAAGTCGATCAAAGAGGAAGCAATAGCCAATGATGTGGAATCAATTCATCATTCATTGTAG